The window ATCCAAAAATTGGACATTGTTCATTAAACGAAGAAGAGCGATTTTTTATTGAGTTAATCATGAGATATTTTGGATGTTATAGTGGAAAATCTTTAGAACGTATGACACATTGTGAAAAACCGTGGCGAGAAACGAGAAAAAGTCTCGCTTCATCTCAAACTAGTAGAAAAATCATGGATCAACATTTAATTGAAAGTTATTTCAACGAAGTCTCTAAAAAATACAACATGCTAAGTATCACAGATATTGTTGATTATTCAACCGCCTTGTTTACTCGAGTGTTATAGATGAAAAGAGAGGAAGAGCAGCCTCTCTTTTAAAACAGGATTATTAGAAATGAACAAGTTAAAAAGTAAAATATACAAATAATAGATTGTTTATAATAACTATCAATAAAAAGATGGATATATAAGCAATAAAAAAGCAACTATTGCATTAATAGTTGCTTTTTATCTATTCCTGTTCAAAAATCATATTAAGTGTTTTACCCATTTTCTCGATTAGATGAACAACTAGGGCATTTCCCATTGTAAAGTAGCGGAATTTTTCAGGCATTCCTGTGTCTGTCCAGTTATCAGGAAACCCATTTAAACGTTCTGCTTCAACAGGTGTTAAGAAACGAAGTTTTCCAGTTACTTTATCACTAACAACATGAGTGGAACGATTAACACTTGCTTCACTTGTGAGCATTGTACGTCCTGGTAGGCTTAAGTCATCAGGAAAAGTCATTCCTCCCTCAGAAAAGATGTATGAGAATCCTTCCTTCGATGTTCTTTCAATGCGTTTAGGACCTTTTAAGTAATTAAATTTTTCGATTTGTTGTGGTGTCAAGAAATAACGGTCATCAACACGTCCAGTTTCAAGAATTTCTCCAAGGGTCACCTGATGTCCTGTATAATCAGGAAGTGTTTCTTCTGTGTAAATCACACCATTGTGCATAACACCACTATTTCTAAATGACAAAGCAAAATTATCTGAGATATCAGCAACATCTTTAATTTCTTCAGTTAAAAATGTTTTATCATAAACAGGCTTATGTTTTGACTCGTAATCATTTTGAATCGGAAATTCATTTTGGAAGAATCCTCTTGTATGTAACCAATCTTTTAAATTATCTTGTTCTTCTGTTAAATTTGATGTCTTTGAATAATTAGTATCATTTTTAAATGCAAAAATAAATACGCGACGACGACGCTGTGCAAATCCGTATTCTGCGGCATTAATAATACGCCATTCAACTGTATACCCTAATTGATAGAGTGAATATAACATAACACCAAAGTCACGACCTCTTTGTTTAGATGGTGATTTTAATAAGCGATCGACATTTTCCAATAATAAAAATGATGGTTTTTTTTCTTTAGCAATGCGATAAATTTCCCACCAAAGTACTCCTTTTTTCCCTTCTAGTCCCGTTGCACCAGTTCTAGCAACTGAGTAATCTTGGCAAGGGAATCCACCAACTAGTAAACTATGAGAAGGAATTTCATGAGCCTCTACTGTTGAAATATCCGTATTAAGTTGTAATTCAGTAATTGAATCTTTTCCTTCTAACTCACTATGTTTATCAAAACGCTTTGAATAGCAATCAAAAGCATGTTGTACCTTTTTTCCTGGTTCCCATTGATTAGCCATTACAAAATTCCAATCAGAATTTGCATTAGTTAATCCAATACGGAATCCACCAACACCAGCAAATAGTTCTACGACTGTTTTTTCCATATCGTTTGGGGCCTCCTCCTAAAATCTAAGACTATAAAACTTAGAACATTAGTTCTATTATAATATAGTTTGGACGAAAGATCAACAGAATTTTCATCAAAATAAAATGGAAATATATTTTTTTCTATTTTATTTTTTATAGTAGAAGCTTAGGATGTATCTGACTTAATATGTAATCATTATTTAACCAGAAGCTTTGAGTAGTCATCCATTGTCCGTCAGGTAATGGATTAGCGTGTTTATGAATATCTCCTATCATAACCCCATTGGAGAATAGGTATGCACTCTTTTGAGCATGAGGTCTTATATGAATTACTTTATTAGCATGTTTTTTAGGAAGATTATTGGAATAACTTATCTTTCCGTTTTTATCGATTTTTGGAGTAAACTGAAGACCATTTAAGATAGTATTTCTAACATTAGTCCAACCATTATAAACGTCTTTAACTAAATCCGAATAAGGAATGTGCCAAAGTTGACTACCTTTTAAAATGTAATCATCATTATTTTTTTTAAAGATAACAAAAAGGAATTTGGTTTGATCAAGATAATTAAATAAAGAAGATTCTTCCCATTCTTCATTTATTAAATCTAGAAACTTAAAAGTAGGAAGTGGAGAACTTTCAATGATATGATTGTTTTGTTCGATTCTTAAGGCACGAACAACAATTCCGGCTTTTTGGAATTCTTCCGCTTTATTAGATTTGATTCCTAGCATACGATAACTTAAGTCACTCCATTGAGCCTTGTTATTATTATACTTTCTTTCAAATAGAGTACATAGTTCTTTGTCTGATTTCCCTGAATAACTATTGATTTTTGATATGATGTAGTCTTCAAATGAGATTTCTTTAAGAATATCGGGGTTTTTAATGATAGGCTCATAAGTTGTGACATTAGGTGCGATATAGGTATTTAATATATAAGTCATATACGATGTTTTAAAAGAAAATGCTCGGGGTTTTGCTGGAATATCTGAATAGGGTTGTTTTCTTTGGTTAGCAGATGATGCTGATTTGGTAGCTGCTCCCAGATACATTGTATCCCCTTCAGATAGTTCATGAGCTTTACCAAATTTAATTTTATTGACAATGGTTTCGTAATCTTTTCTTATAATCTCCAAATCTTCTCTTGGTGGAGTGAAAAGTTTAGCAAAGTGAATTTCATAGTCTAAACGATTAGTAATTTCTTTTGAGTATAAGTAATAAATAAGAAGAATTAATTTGGATTTATGCCAAACATGACTATCTTCAAATGATTCATTTACAACTTTAAAATAATCGATCATTGTTAGGATTAATCGCTCTTTTGCAGCTAATGAACCATTCTTATTAATTTTATATGGAGATACTTTTAGCTCGACTCCAGCTTGATCAAAGTCAGCGCTGGAATCGTTGTTACATTTGTATTGAAAAAAACATTCTTCAACTAATTCACCTAATCCACCTTTTCTTTTTTTATTTTCATGACTACTACCATATTCAACTGTATCTTCTATAATGGTATTGTTACTAGTAGTTAGAATATTTAAAAATGTTTTACCGATTAACTTCTGAGCATAATTTTCAATACTAATTGGACATGTCTCATCATATGGTAACTTTCTCATAAAAATCTCTCCTTGTTGTCCTTTTTATCTATTATACAATATAGAAGATTGTTGAAAGTAGTCCTCAAAAATAAAGTATAAAAAAGAAAAGTTTGAGAATATTATAATTAAATGTTAATGTAGGTGAATTTAGGTGAAATAATGAAGAGGTTATGGTTTTTTGTAGCGGGATTTTTGTTGATTAACTTAATGGGGTGTCAGTTTACAAAAGAGATAACTGAGACTGAATTATTTCCAGTTTTGAAACAATTTCTTACGATTGTTCATGAAGTCGAACATTATAGCAAGACGGAAAGAGATGATTTTATTCATCAGTCTTTATCTATGTCTCAGTCCTCTACACAAAATCCATTGTTTGATTATTTAAAAGATGATCATGAATCAATTGGATTTACTGAAACGGGGCCGTTTGCTGATGATTCTGAAAATTCTATAAATACATTGACCGTTAAATATAATTTTTCACCGTCCTCTAAATCTGTGTCACTCATGCTTGCCTATCGCTTTAATTCAAAAGAAGTCCCAGATGATTTTCAACTAGCATTACAAACAAATAATTTAGAAGATAACGCTCAGTTATCAAC of the Turicibacter sp. TJ11 genome contains:
- the dcm gene encoding DNA (cytosine-5-)-methyltransferase — protein: MEKTVVELFAGVGGFRIGLTNANSDWNFVMANQWEPGKKVQHAFDCYSKRFDKHSELEGKDSITELQLNTDISTVEAHEIPSHSLLVGGFPCQDYSVARTGATGLEGKKGVLWWEIYRIAKEKKPSFLLLENVDRLLKSPSKQRGRDFGVMLYSLYQLGYTVEWRIINAAEYGFAQRRRRVFIFAFKNDTNYSKTSNLTEEQDNLKDWLHTRGFFQNEFPIQNDYESKHKPVYDKTFLTEEIKDVADISDNFALSFRNSGVMHNGVIYTEETLPDYTGHQVTLGEILETGRVDDRYFLTPQQIEKFNYLKGPKRIERTSKEGFSYIFSEGGMTFPDDLSLPGRTMLTSEASVNRSTHVVSDKVTGKLRFLTPVEAERLNGFPDNWTDTGMPEKFRYFTMGNALVVHLIEKMGKTLNMIFEQE
- a CDS encoding Sau3AI family type II restriction endonuclease, which produces MRKLPYDETCPISIENYAQKLIGKTFLNILTTSNNTIIEDTVEYGSSHENKKRKGGLGELVEECFFQYKCNNDSSADFDQAGVELKVSPYKINKNGSLAAKERLILTMIDYFKVVNESFEDSHVWHKSKLILLIYYLYSKEITNRLDYEIHFAKLFTPPREDLEIIRKDYETIVNKIKFGKAHELSEGDTMYLGAATKSASSANQRKQPYSDIPAKPRAFSFKTSYMTYILNTYIAPNVTTYEPIIKNPDILKEISFEDYIISKINSYSGKSDKELCTLFERKYNNNKAQWSDLSYRMLGIKSNKAEEFQKAGIVVRALRIEQNNHIIESSPLPTFKFLDLINEEWEESSLFNYLDQTKFLFVIFKKNNDDYILKGSQLWHIPYSDLVKDVYNGWTNVRNTILNGLQFTPKIDKNGKISYSNNLPKKHANKVIHIRPHAQKSAYLFSNGVMIGDIHKHANPLPDGQWMTTQSFWLNNDYILSQIHPKLLL